One segment of Fusarium oxysporum f. sp. lycopersici 4287 chromosome 7, whole genome shotgun sequence DNA contains the following:
- a CDS encoding primary-amine oxidase (At least one base has a quality score < 10) — translation MSTHTSNKQAPHPLDPLRPEEVQTVSQTLLKHVGCPAQELRFKVIDLAEPAKVQTLQHLRHKGPVPDRRARVYYHLWDSFDGIVNIAQKRVEKDAETPDSQGPVDWHEFELVNKACNSHPEVQAEVTKLKLPRNARVHNDPWAFGTDDPNERRRLFQCYMYVALSEDPEANHYSLPIPLAPIFDAHTLELVELQRLPMGTGDELDPETQPWEPVKPVEYSANIMGNDAFRKDLKPLQVIQPEGPSFKIFGRRVEWQKWSFQLGWTLREGPVLHDVQYAGRPLFYRVSMSEMTVPYGDPRTPYHRKQAFDLGDSGFGLTSNSLSLGCDCLGHIAYFSGVRVTRDGEPVVMPNVVCMHEIDDGIGWKHTNFRNFKSSVVRNRQLVIQCTATVANYEYILAFVLDQAANIHIEVRATGIVSTMPIRQGLQVPWGTVVAPGVLAVNHQHIFCARVDPNLDGDEKNTIAYDECHPVIENPEIDPYGCAFKVNSTAINKPGGYELDITKNRTYKIINEARINSVSGKPHGYKLHPVPSQMLMMGPKTFNYRRGIFTSKAIWVTKYQDDELWAAGEFTNQSREDTGLAIWSNREENVKNEDVVLWHSFGVTHVTRPEDFPVMPVEKFVMSLKPANFFEVNPSNDVPRSSQSQNQSTLHTVEPESCCRPSRM, via the exons ATGTCCACTCACACTTCCAACAAACAGGCACCTCACCCTCTGGACCCATTGAGGCCTGAGGAGGTGCAGACAGTATCGCAAACCCTTCTGAAACACGTTGGATGTCCTGCACAGGAGCTGAGGTTCAAGGTGATCGACCTTGCTGAGCCAGCCAAAGTTCAAACACTTCAACACCTCCGTCACAAGGGACCAGTGCCCGACCGTAGAGCCAGGGTCTACTATCATCTC TGGGATTCTTTTGATGGCATTGTCAATATCGCACAAAAGCGAGTCGAGAAGGACGCAGAGACTCCAGACTCCCAAGGCCCAGTCGACTGGCACGAATTCGAACTCGTCAACAAGGCCTGCAACAGCCACCCCGAAGTTCAGGCTGAGGTTACCAAGCTTAAGCTTCCTCGCAA TGCTCGCGTTCACAATGACCCTTGGGCTTTCGGAACCGATGATCCTAATGAACGACGACGACTGTTCCAATGCTACATGTACGTCGCCTTGAGCGAGGACCCTGAGGCCAACCATTATTCGCTACCCATTCCTCTTGCCCCGATCTTCGATGCGCATACCTTGGAACTTGTGGAGCTGCAAAGACTCCCGATGGGCACTGGCGATGAGCTGGATCCTGAGACTCAGCCATGGGAGCCTGTGAAGCCTGTAGAGTACAGCGCAAACATCATGGGCAACGACGCCTTCCGAAAGGATCTCAAGCCACTTCAGGTTATCCAGCCGGAAGGGCCCTCGTTCAAGATCTTCGGTCGTCGCGTTGAGTGGCAGAAGTGGTCTTTCCAGCTGGGTTGGACGCTCCGTGAGGGCCCTGTTCTCCACGACGTACAGTATGCCGGTCGTCCGCTCTTCTACAGAGTCTCCATGAGTGAGATGACTGTTCCCTACGGCGATCCTCGTACCCCTTACCACCGAAAGCAAGCTTTCGATTTGGGTGACTCCGGCTTTGGCCTGACGTCCAACAGTCTTAGCCTCGGCTGTGATTGTCTTGGTCATATCGCCTACTTCAGCGGTGTGCGAGTGACCAGAGACGGCGAGCCTGTTGTGATGCCCAACGTTGTTTGTATGCATGAGATCGACGACGGAATTGGATGGAAGCACACAAACTTCCGAAACTTCAAGTCTTCGGTTGTGAGAAACAGGCAGCTCGTGATCCAATGCACGGCGACCGTCGCCAACTACGAGTACATCCTAGCCTTTGTTTTAGATCAGGCTGCTAATATCCACATTGAAGTGCGGGCCACCGGTATCGTATCCACGATGCCTATCCGCCAAGGACTTCAAGTGCCTTGGGGAACCGTTGTTGCTCCTGGTGTCTTAGCGGTCAATCACCAGCACATCTTCTGCGCCAGAGTTGACCCTAACCTGGATGGCGATGAAAAAAACACCATCGCATATGACGAATGTCACCCTGTCATAGAGAACCCAGAGATCGATCCTTATGGTTGTGCTTTTAAGGTCAATTCGACAGCGATCAATAAGCCGGGTGGATACGAGCTGGATATCACAAAGAATCGCACTTACAAGATCATCAACGAAGCTCGCATCAACTCGGTTTCCGGGAAGCCCCATGGATACAAATTACACCCTGTTCCTAGTCAAATGCTCATGATGGGGCCCAAGACGTTTAACTATCGTCGCGGAATCTTTACCTCCAAGGCTATTTGGGTCACTAAATACCAGGACGATGAGTTGTGGGCTGCAGGAGAATTCACGAACCAGAGCCGAGAGGATACCGGTCTTGCCATCTGGAGCAACCGTGAAGAGAACGTTAAGAACGAGGACGTTGTCTTGTGGCATTCATTCGGAGTTACGCACGTCACTCGACCTGAAG ATTTCCCCGTCATGCCAGTGGAAAAGTTTGTTATGTCTCTAAAGCCCGCCAACTTTTTCGAGGTGAATCCATCCAATGATGTGCCTCGGTCCagccagagccagaaccAGTCAACATTACATACTGTTGAGCCAGAGAGTTGTTGTCGCCCATCCCGTATGTAA
- a CDS encoding beta-glucosidase → MTNTGMDRSFLTASVEDLVDHMSLAEKVSLIAGEDWWRTVALPRLNIPSVKVTDGPNGARGQSFFKMTPAVVLPNATAMAATFSSTLPTEAARLLAAETKARSSVCLLAPTINICRSPLGGRSFESFGEDPTLSGIIAAEYIKGLQSHGISAAIKHFLANDQEHERMGQDSIIAPRALRQIYLRPFQIAQARAAPWSYMTSYNKLNGTHCAEHDWLLKDLLRGEWGFEGLVMSDWMGTYSVAEAINAGLDLEMPGKPRWRQLQLVRHSINAHKILPETLNERVVTLLRWVQKLSALNPDIVYGRDDSIEWTRKENQEEDAALVRRIASEGIVLLKNETSTLPIVRGKVAVIGPNAKNGVITGGGSARLRSAWRVTPWQGLVDNKPDDIELSYTLGCKGSKFLPVFGEEFTSMDGVTPGFDMLHYAIADGKQASQPAVSEVWNNSDIMLADFKHPDLGDDYFTEIQALFIAPITGDWQFEVSVTGQAWVYLDDELVADLSQEQKRTSSFFGNGGNGTIITVAVVKDKVYKFRLLHDSRKPPLAPGQDSQPLQLIGMKLGSFPVIDEDKAINEAVELAKASDVAVLVVGLDQDWESESYDRPNLSLPLRLNDLVRRVAVEAPDTKKVVILQTRSAVSMPWLENVDSVIWPWYGGNEAGNAIADVVYGKVNPSGRLPITLPKRELDIAANLNFKSARTKTYYEEGIWVGYRHFNARGIEPVYPFGHGLSYTSFECSDLIVSPSTSASPDEWKISVSAKVTNTGSVPGAHSVHFYTTPPPATSNSLTHPEVTLQGFNKTAVLLPGGSETVTVEMDKYAISHWDELTSVWRAEPGEWHVQIGTNAQTMCAKERFTVPRDFKWTGV, encoded by the exons ATGACCAATACAGGAATGGACCGGTCATTCTTGACCGCGTCCGTAGAAGACCTAGTCGATCACATGTCGCTGGCAGAAAAGGTGTCTCTGATCGCGGGTGAGGATTGGTGGAG GACTGTTGCCTTGCCTAGACTCAACATTCCTTC TGTGAAAGTTACAGACGGACCCAATGGGGCACGAGGACAGTCATTTTTCAAGATGA CGCCGGCCGTCGTTCTTCCCAATGCCACCGCCATGGCTGCTACCTTTTCCTCAACTCTTCCGACTGAGGCAGCTCGGTTGCTCGCCGCCGAGACCAAGGCCCGCAGCTCTGTCTGCCTGTTGGCGCCTACTATCAATATTTGTCGAAGTCCCCTAGGAGGCAGATCATTTGAGTCTTTCGGCGAAGACCCTACCCTTAGCGGTATCATCGCCGCAGAGTACATCAAGGGTCTCCAGAGCCATGGGATCAGTGCTGCCATCAAACACTTCCTTGCCAACGACCAGGAACACGAGCGAATGGGCCAAGATTCCATAATTGCCCCTAGAGCGCTCCGCCAAATCTATTTACGGCCTTTTCAGATTGCACAAGCTCGCGCCGCTCCTTGGTCCTACATGACTTCGTACAACAAACTTAACGGCACACATTGCGCCGAGCATGACTGGCTCTTGAAAGACCTTCTCCGGGGAGAATGGGGTTTCGAGGGACTGGTCATGTCTGATTGGATGGGCACGTACTCTGTTGCCGAAGCTATCAACGCCGGACTCGACTTGGAGATGCCTGGCAAGCCGCGTTGGCGTCAGCTACAGCTAGTGCGTCACTCGATCAATGCCCACAAGATCCTGCCCGAAACACTCAATGAGCGAGTTGTAACCCTCTTGAGGTGGGTTCAGAAACTTTCTGCGTTGAACCCCGACATCGTCTATGGCCGTGACGATTCCATTGAATGGACGCGCAAGGAGAACCAGGAGGAGGATGCCGCTCTAGTACGGCGCATCGCCAGCGAAGGCATTGTGCTTCTCAAGAATGAGACGTCAACACTCCCCATTGTGCGCGGAAAAGTAGCCGTAATTGGCCCCAACGCAAAGAATGGTGTCATTACTGGCGGTGGTAGCGCAAGGCTTCGATCAGCCTGGCGTGTCACACCATGGCAAGGCCTAGTAGACAATAAGCCTGATGACATCGAGTTATCGTACACGCTGGGCTGCAAGGGCTCTAAATTCTTGCCTGTTTTTGGCGAAGAGTTTACTAGCATGGACGGTGTCACCCCAGGCTTTGACATGCTGCACTACGCCATCGCCGATGGCAAACAGGCAAGCCAGCCTGCTGTCTCCGAAGTTTGGAACAACTCAGACATAATGCTGGCCGACTTCAAGCATCCAGATCTCGGCGACGACTACTTCACCGAAATTCAAGCTTTATTCATAGCACCAATCACTGGTGACTGGCAGTTCGAAGTGAGTGTTACTGGGCAGGCTTGGGTCTATCTGGACGATGAGCTTGTAGCCGATCTGTCTCAAGAACAGAAGAGaacatcttccttctttggAAATGGCGGCAATGGCACAATCATCACAGTGGCAGTTGTTAAAGACAAG GTTTACAAGTTCCGACTGCTGCACGATTCTAGGAAACCTCCCTTGGCGCCAGGACAGGACAGTCAACCGCTCCAACTCATCGGCATGAAGCTCGGCTCTTTCCCTGTCATTGATGAAGATAAGGCAATCAACGAGGCAGTCGAACTGGCCAAGGCTTCGGATGTCGCTGTCCTGGTTGTTGGATTGGATCAAGACTGGGAGTCGGAAAGTTACGACAGGCCCAACTTGTCTCTGCCTCTCCGCCTAAACGACCTCGTTCGTCGCGTGGCAGTCGAGGCCCCAGACACCAAGAAGGTTGTTATCCTGCAGACTCGTTCCGCTGTATCGATGCCTTGGCTAGAAAACGTCGATTCCGTCATATGGCCCTGGTATGGCGGAAACGAGGCTGGCAATGCTATCGCCGATGTTGTCTACGGCAAGGTAAACCCTTCTGGTAGATTGCCTATCACACTGCCTAAGCGAGAGCTTGACATTGCCGccaacctcaacttcaagtCAGCCAGAACCAAGACATATTATGAGGAAGGTATCTGGGTTGGCTACCGTCACTTCAATGCTCGTGGCATTGAGCCCGTGTATCCTTTCGGTCATGGTCTATCATATACATCTTTCGAGTGTTCTGACCTCATTGTTTCCCCTTCCACGTCGGCTTCTCCGGATGAGTGGAAGATCAGCGTTTCAGCAAAGGTGACCAACACTGGCTCCGTTCCGGGTGCCCACTCTGTTCACTTCTACACCACCCCTCCGCCTGCGACCTCGAATTCCCTGACCCACCCAGAAGTTACGCTGCAAGGTTTCAACAAGACCGCTGTGCTTTTACCTGGAGGATCCGAAACTGTGACTGTTGAGATGGACAAGT ATGCCATCTCCCACTGGGATGAGCTGACTTCAGTATGGCGAGCTGAGCCGGGCGAATGGCACGTTCAGATTGGGACGAATGCACAAACTATGTGTGCAAAGGAAAGGTTTACAGTGCCCCGAGACTTTAAGTGGACGGGGGTCTAG